One Solanum pennellii chromosome 10, SPENNV200 genomic region harbors:
- the LOC107002040 gene encoding cyclin-dependent protein kinase inhibitor SMR3-like, which translates to MSNPDLFQVKQEEDDEKKVITYKIPDRCIEDIAPSQHDTVDQNQDENNPDHDDKKEILFQEEDLDKGSPCSGQFGTIQRRSTQTLCEDDDTYKSRNDDSDDDDGGFTTPTSSDHKIPVMTTCPPAPKKSIKRKVSDSPNIHPTLHVDFEDLEENIKKLRRNDHQE; encoded by the coding sequence ATGTCGAATCCAGACCTTTTCCAAGTAaaacaagaagaagatgatgagaaAAAGGTTATTACTTACAAAATTCCAGATAGGTGCATAGAGGATATTGCACCTAGTCAACATGACACCGTTGACCAAAACCAAGATGAAAACAATCCAGATCATgatgataaaaaagaaatactatTTCAAGAAGAGGATCTAGATAAAGGAAGCCCATGTTCAGGACAATTTGGAACGATACAGAGAAGATCAACACAGACGTTGTGTGAAGATGATGACACATATAAATCGAGAAATGATGATAGCGACGATGATGATGGTGGATTTACAACTCCAACTTCTTCGGATCACAAAATCCCAGTGATGACAACGTGTCCACCAGCACCTAAAAAAAGTATCAAAAGAAAAGTTTCAGATTCACCGAACATACATCCAACTCTTCATGTTGACTTTGAAGATTTGGAAGAGAATATCAAGAAATTAAGAAGAAATGATCATCAAGAATGA